The Oscillospiraceae bacterium genome window below encodes:
- a CDS encoding sodium:solute symporter family protein — protein MQTIDIAVVAAYMLMILFVGLWAGRHVKSVHQFNVSGKTYGMFTMVATLSSSFIGGGFSNGNAAETFTSGIGNIAALMGFSVGQWLIARYLLPRVRDLSQCTSPGDIMGRAYGKQARVLTGLCSFFFASGILAVQIAAVGHIFRQLLSIPYGVGILLGFSIVLLYSTTGGIASIIAIDRIQFIVLMVGIPLLVLFGLSAVGGVGALAQSLPPQYLRIAPTGDWMAFAGLFVSLMVGEALIPSYVQRMFVGRERDTLRKATMATAYLSVPFFIMTGGVGLIVFVLDSQIAAPMAMPALILNVMPVILRGVVISAMLAVVMSAADTILTSATVGLSNDVILPLVKLSDKAQLNLTRGINVVTGLTAMTIALQGRGVFQLLLFSYRFWAPVVLAPLIAALAGKRARQSILFVAAICGVTVTLWLGDAPLSIAAGFAANAAVFALGMVYFPLKRLKYPYE, from the coding sequence GTGCAAACCATTGATATTGCCGTTGTCGCGGCATACATGCTGATGATTTTATTCGTAGGGTTATGGGCAGGTCGTCACGTTAAGAGTGTACACCAATTTAACGTTTCTGGCAAGACCTATGGTATGTTTACGATGGTGGCGACGCTGTCGTCGTCGTTTATCGGCGGCGGATTCTCTAATGGAAATGCCGCGGAGACATTCACAAGCGGCATTGGTAATATTGCGGCGCTGATGGGCTTTTCAGTTGGACAATGGCTCATTGCGCGTTACTTATTGCCGCGTGTACGCGATTTGTCGCAATGTACATCACCCGGAGACATCATGGGGCGTGCCTATGGAAAGCAGGCGCGGGTTTTGACCGGATTATGTTCGTTCTTTTTTGCTTCCGGTATTTTGGCGGTACAAATCGCGGCGGTGGGTCATATTTTTCGACAGTTGCTAAGTATTCCCTATGGAGTAGGTATTTTGCTTGGTTTTTCGATAGTGTTGCTCTATTCAACAACTGGCGGTATCGCCTCGATTATTGCCATTGACCGTATTCAATTCATTGTACTGATGGTGGGCATTCCGTTGCTTGTGCTGTTCGGGCTATCGGCAGTCGGCGGGGTAGGGGCGTTGGCACAATCTCTACCGCCGCAATACTTGCGCATTGCACCAACAGGCGACTGGATGGCGTTCGCGGGACTATTTGTGTCGCTTATGGTGGGCGAAGCGTTGATTCCGTCATACGTTCAACGTATGTTTGTTGGGCGTGAGCGCGATACTTTGCGCAAGGCCACAATGGCGACAGCATATCTGTCAGTGCCGTTTTTCATCATGACGGGGGGGGTAGGGCTGATTGTATTTGTGCTTGACAGCCAAATTGCTGCTCCGATGGCAATGCCGGCGTTGATTTTGAATGTTATGCCGGTTATTTTACGCGGTGTTGTCATTTCGGCAATGCTGGCTGTTGTGATGAGTGCGGCGGATACGATTTTGACGTCGGCGACTGTTGGGTTATCCAATGATGTGATTTTGCCGCTTGTCAAATTGTCAGACAAGGCGCAGTTAAATTTGACGCGCGGCATTAACGTTGTCACCGGGTTAACTGCCATGACCATTGCGTTGCAAGGACGCGGAGTATTTCAATTGCTCCTGTTCTCATACCGTTTTTGGGCACCTGTTGTGCTGGCACCACTAATCGCGGCCTTGGCGGGCAAACGTGCCCGCCAGTCGATACTGTTTGTAGCAGCGATCTGCGGAGTGACTGTAACACTGTGGTTGGGTGACGCGCCGTTGAGCATTGCGGCGGGATTTGCTGCAAATGCAGCGGTATTTGCGCTGGGGATGGTATATTTTCCACTAAAACGATTAAAATACCCCTATGAGTAA
- the spoVAD gene encoding stage V sporulation protein AD, whose translation MSKQIGRQTITFPSKPTITASACMVGKRESAGPLGHTFDYASDDTTFGEKTWEKSEARMQKDTLQYLCNKSKLTLENIDLICAGDLLDQCVGSSFGLRESSLPFLGLYGACSTMAEGLLVASMAVDGQYAQNAVAMTSSHFCTAERQYRMPLEYGGQRLPTAQWTVTGAGGCVISAQTAENLPRISQALIGKIVDCGITDAGHMGGAMAPAAYESIIAFWQDTDTKPSDYDLILTGDLGIVGKSILEDLLKTDGYDLGDRLQDCGAMIYDINTQDVHAGGSGCGCSAVVLCGHVLERMRAKVWKKILFCGTGALLSPLSVMQGESIPGICHIVCIEV comes from the coding sequence ATGAGTAAACAAATCGGAAGACAAACAATCACATTTCCATCCAAGCCGACAATCACGGCCAGTGCTTGCATGGTCGGTAAGCGCGAAAGCGCAGGGCCATTGGGGCATACATTTGATTACGCATCGGATGATACGACATTTGGTGAAAAAACATGGGAGAAATCCGAAGCGCGTATGCAAAAGGATACGCTGCAGTATTTATGCAATAAATCGAAATTAACCCTGGAAAACATCGACCTTATATGTGCAGGCGATTTGCTTGACCAATGTGTGGGATCGAGCTTTGGCCTGCGTGAGAGCAGTTTGCCGTTTTTGGGGTTGTATGGCGCGTGTTCAACGATGGCAGAGGGGTTGCTTGTTGCGTCCATGGCAGTTGACGGGCAGTATGCGCAGAATGCCGTGGCCATGACATCGTCGCACTTCTGCACAGCAGAGCGGCAGTATCGCATGCCGTTGGAGTACGGCGGACAGCGTTTACCTACGGCACAGTGGACGGTCACAGGTGCGGGCGGTTGTGTTATCAGTGCGCAAACTGCCGAGAATTTGCCGCGCATAAGCCAAGCGTTAATCGGCAAAATCGTCGATTGCGGCATCACTGATGCCGGACATATGGGTGGCGCGATGGCACCTGCAGCATATGAGAGTATCATTGCCTTTTGGCAAGACACCGATACCAAACCGAGTGATTATGACCTGATTTTAACGGGTGATTTGGGCATAGTGGGTAAATCAATTCTTGAAGATTTGCTCAAAACAGACGGCTATGACCTCGGTGACCGTTTGCAAGACTGCGGTGCGATGATTTATGATATCAACACCCAAGACGTGCATGCCGGCGGATCGGGCTGCGGATGCAGTGCCGTTGTGTTGTGTGGACATGTGTTGGAGCGTATGCGCGCCAAAGTGTGGAAGAAGATCCTTTTCTGCGGCACCGGTGCATTGCTGTCACCATTGAGCGTCATGCAAGGGGAAAGCATTCCCGGAATTTGTCACATCGTGTGCATTGAGGTGTAA